The following are encoded together in the Streptomyces sp. NBC_01465 genome:
- the murJ gene encoding murein biosynthesis integral membrane protein MurJ, with translation MTAVTEGTGPRHARSKAKDSVLRSGAVMAAGSVVSRATGFIRSAVVAAALGVAFLGDGYAVANNIPNILYTLLIGGTLNAVFVPELVRAAKEHADGGAAYTDRLLTACTAGLLLITAAAVLAAPWLIGFYTDYTGARADLTVALARYCLPQILFYGLFTLFGQVLNARGRFGAMMWTPILNNLVVIGVFGLFLATATGGGDTLSDADARLLGYGTTAGIAVQALALIPSLRAARFRWRPRFDWRGSGLARPLRSAGWLVLLVLTNQAAYWVITRLSTTAGARAADAGVRGAGYAAYTNANLLWMVPHGIITVSLVTVLLPRMSRSHTDGDLAAVRRDISYGLRTSAAAIVPAACALFALAPWVLGAVYEYGQTGAGEITVMSGMLMAFAPGLIALSGQYVLSRGFYALGDTRTPFFLNLVIAGTNAALTYAAYLLLPARWAVTGMAAAYSLALFAGCAVTAYTLGRRLGGAGLLSSPALRAHGMLLLAALPAALLAYGTARTAAPLGDFAAAGTGTVALLAVLALLARPLGLTELNTMITRLRGRRSR, from the coding sequence ATGACGGCGGTGACCGAGGGGACGGGGCCCCGGCACGCGCGGTCCAAGGCCAAGGACTCCGTGCTGCGCAGCGGGGCCGTCATGGCCGCGGGGTCCGTCGTCTCGCGCGCCACCGGGTTCATACGGTCCGCGGTCGTCGCGGCCGCCCTGGGTGTCGCGTTCCTCGGCGACGGGTACGCGGTCGCCAACAACATCCCGAACATCCTCTACACCCTGCTCATCGGCGGCACCCTCAACGCGGTCTTCGTGCCCGAGCTGGTGCGCGCCGCCAAGGAGCACGCCGACGGCGGCGCCGCCTACACCGACCGGCTGCTCACCGCCTGCACCGCCGGGCTCCTGCTGATCACCGCGGCCGCCGTGCTCGCCGCCCCCTGGCTGATCGGCTTCTACACCGACTACACGGGCGCCAGGGCCGACCTCACCGTCGCCCTCGCCCGCTACTGCCTGCCGCAGATCCTCTTCTACGGCCTCTTCACCCTCTTCGGCCAGGTCCTCAACGCCCGCGGCCGCTTCGGCGCCATGATGTGGACCCCGATCCTCAACAACCTGGTCGTCATAGGGGTGTTCGGGCTCTTCCTCGCGACCGCCACCGGCGGCGGCGACACCCTCAGCGACGCCGACGCCCGCCTCCTCGGCTACGGCACCACCGCCGGAATCGCCGTCCAGGCCCTAGCCCTGATCCCCTCCCTGCGCGCGGCCCGCTTCCGCTGGCGGCCCCGGTTCGACTGGCGCGGCAGCGGGCTCGCCCGGCCGCTGCGGTCCGCCGGCTGGCTGGTGCTGCTCGTGCTGACCAACCAGGCCGCGTACTGGGTGATCACCCGGCTCTCCACCACCGCGGGCGCACGGGCCGCCGACGCGGGTGTACGCGGCGCGGGCTACGCCGCGTACACCAACGCCAACCTCCTCTGGATGGTCCCGCACGGCATCATCACCGTCTCCCTGGTCACGGTCCTGCTCCCGCGGATGAGCCGCAGCCACACTGACGGCGACCTCGCCGCGGTCCGGCGGGACATCTCGTACGGCCTGCGGACCAGCGCCGCCGCCATCGTCCCCGCCGCCTGCGCGCTCTTCGCGCTGGCGCCCTGGGTGCTGGGCGCGGTCTACGAATACGGGCAGACGGGGGCCGGAGAGATCACCGTGATGTCCGGCATGCTGATGGCGTTCGCGCCCGGACTGATCGCGCTCTCCGGCCAGTACGTCCTCTCCCGCGGCTTCTACGCACTCGGCGACACCCGCACCCCGTTCTTCCTGAACCTGGTCATCGCCGGCACGAACGCCGCCCTCACCTACGCGGCGTATCTGCTGCTGCCCGCCCGCTGGGCGGTCACCGGCATGGCCGCCGCCTACTCCCTCGCGCTCTTCGCGGGCTGCGCGGTCACCGCGTACACCCTCGGCCGCCGGCTCGGCGGCGCGGGACTCCTGAGCTCCCCGGCCCTGCGCGCCCACGGGATGCTGCTGCTCGCCGCGCTGCCCGCAGCCCTCCTCGCGTACGGCACCGCCCGCACGGCAGCCCCGCTCGGGGACTTCGCGGCGGCCGGTACCGGAACCGTCGCCCTCCTGGCGGTCCTCGCGCTGCTCGCCCGGCCGCTGGGGCTCACCGAGCTCAACACCATGATCACCAGACTCCGCGGCCGCAGAAGCCGTTGA
- a CDS encoding response regulator transcription factor, translated as MPRVLLIEDDPSVREGVELGLRRRGHEVRAAESGEAGLGELKSFQPELVLLDLMLPGMNGVQVCRRIRETEETSLLPVIMLTARGDDFDVVVGLEAGADDYIVKPARTEVIEARIRAVLRRLADPGGRPGPEFHGELALDRNGLSASKAGERLQLAPSELKLLLYLAASPEQVFSRQQLLESVWEHSYHGDARLVDACVRRLRQKIEDSSATPRYIQTVRGFGYRFGPL; from the coding sequence ATGCCACGCGTGCTCCTGATCGAAGACGACCCTTCCGTACGCGAAGGGGTCGAGCTCGGGCTGCGCCGCCGCGGCCACGAGGTGCGCGCCGCCGAGAGCGGCGAGGCGGGACTCGGTGAACTCAAGTCGTTCCAGCCCGAGTTGGTCCTCCTCGACCTGATGCTGCCCGGGATGAACGGGGTGCAGGTCTGCCGCCGTATCCGCGAGACCGAGGAGACGAGCCTGCTGCCGGTCATCATGCTGACCGCACGCGGCGACGACTTCGACGTGGTCGTGGGCCTGGAGGCGGGCGCCGACGACTACATCGTCAAACCCGCCCGCACCGAGGTGATAGAGGCGCGCATCCGGGCCGTCCTGCGCAGACTCGCCGACCCCGGAGGCCGCCCCGGACCCGAGTTCCACGGCGAACTCGCCCTGGACCGGAACGGACTGAGCGCCTCGAAGGCGGGGGAGCGCCTCCAGCTCGCCCCCTCCGAACTGAAGCTGCTGCTGTACCTCGCCGCCTCGCCCGAACAGGTCTTCAGCCGCCAGCAGCTCCTCGAATCGGTCTGGGAGCACAGCTACCACGGGGACGCCCGGCTGGTCGACGCCTGCGTACGGCGACTGCGCCAGAAGATCGAGGACAGCTCCGCGACCCCCCGCTACATCCAGACCGTGCGCGGCTTCGGCTACCGCTTCGGACCGCTGTGA
- a CDS encoding sensor histidine kinase: MRRRLRGRLGLRSRLIAAFLLVAAISAAATATLTYREARSTILQQAQDSAVAAFRDQIAAQHLTLPMTTVSLRQVCTALAWQGRPRPWIVFGEYGKITASSSDRPTSGVVTAQLRQQARTSAHGSFQRVVKGGTPWLTVGMPVMFGEGENQQRTGIVLYAVMKLDTEAANIDAMVTAARDGALPALAVALVPALLAARSVLRPVRDLRRAASSMGKGALDTRIEVKGSDELADLAWTFNESAIALERSVEELRKAEARARRFASDVSHELRTPLAGMLAVTEVLDEDADRLAPDTAAAVRLISAETGKLATLVEDLMEISRFDAKAAELHTDEVDVAEMIRKTLQRRHWEGQVSIELPDGIRAMLDPRRFDIVVANLVGNALRHGSQPVTVRLYEVPAAEGIAVEVADSGPGIDPAVLPNIFDRFFKADVARTRSAGSGLGLAITLENVRLHGGTVRAANGPAGGAVFTVELPVGEAQ; this comes from the coding sequence GTGAGACGCCGCCTCCGCGGCCGCCTCGGCCTGCGCTCCCGGCTGATCGCCGCCTTCCTCCTGGTCGCCGCCATCAGCGCGGCCGCCACCGCGACCCTCACCTACCGGGAGGCGCGCTCGACCATCCTGCAGCAGGCGCAGGACTCGGCCGTCGCCGCGTTCCGCGACCAGATCGCCGCCCAGCACCTGACCCTGCCCATGACCACCGTCTCGCTGCGGCAGGTCTGCACCGCGCTCGCCTGGCAGGGCCGCCCGCGCCCGTGGATCGTCTTCGGCGAGTACGGGAAGATCACCGCGTCCTCCTCCGACCGCCCCACCTCCGGCGTGGTCACGGCCCAGCTGCGGCAGCAGGCCCGCACCAGCGCGCACGGCTCCTTCCAGCGGGTGGTCAAGGGCGGTACGCCCTGGCTGACCGTCGGGATGCCGGTGATGTTCGGCGAGGGAGAGAACCAACAGCGCACCGGCATCGTCCTCTACGCCGTGATGAAGCTCGACACCGAGGCCGCCAACATCGACGCCATGGTCACGGCGGCGCGCGACGGCGCCCTGCCCGCCCTCGCCGTCGCGCTGGTGCCCGCGCTGCTGGCCGCGCGCAGCGTGCTGCGTCCTGTGCGTGATCTGCGACGGGCCGCGAGCAGCATGGGCAAGGGCGCGCTCGACACCCGTATCGAGGTGAAGGGCTCCGACGAACTCGCCGACTTGGCCTGGACGTTCAACGAATCCGCGATCGCCCTGGAGCGGTCCGTCGAGGAGCTGCGCAAGGCGGAGGCGCGGGCCCGGCGGTTCGCCTCCGACGTCTCGCACGAACTGCGCACCCCGCTCGCCGGGATGCTCGCCGTCACCGAGGTGCTCGACGAGGACGCCGACCGGCTCGCACCCGACACCGCGGCCGCCGTCCGGCTGATCTCCGCCGAGACCGGCAAACTCGCCACCCTCGTCGAGGACCTGATGGAGATCTCGCGCTTCGACGCGAAGGCCGCGGAGCTCCACACGGACGAGGTCGACGTCGCCGAGATGATCCGCAAGACGCTCCAGCGGCGGCACTGGGAGGGGCAGGTGAGCATCGAACTCCCGGACGGGATACGGGCGATGCTCGACCCGCGCCGCTTCGACATCGTCGTCGCCAACCTGGTCGGCAACGCGCTGCGTCACGGGTCGCAGCCGGTGACCGTGCGGCTGTACGAGGTCCCGGCCGCCGAGGGGATTGCGGTCGAGGTGGCCGACAGTGGACCGGGCATCGACCCGGCCGTACTGCCGAACATCTTCGACCGGTTCTTCAAGGCGGACGTGGCGCGCACCCGCTCGGCGGGCAGTGGCCTCGGGCTCGCGATCACGCTGGAGAACGTACGGCTGCACGGGGGGACGGTGCGCGCGGCGAACGGGCCTGCGGGCGGGGCGGTCTTCACCGTGGAACTGCCCGTGGGCGAGGCCCAGTGA
- a CDS encoding phosphodiester glycosidase family protein produces the protein MLSSAHIRTGRSRHRRRVRPVAVLAALTLAGTLAATAPALADTGPSVDVRPVTGADVLRPISAPAASAPDGGLSPDAVVDGDGIETASSSQPLAQGVTLTKFDRMESDKWLRADALSVDLGGSARVDYLSSGKVSRRETISQMVAHHDAGKGRTTVAATNADFFDINQTGAPLGFGIANGVIDHSAKAGYNTSLGFGSATDPADAAGRILNLTFDGTLTLPDGAHRLDSYNAADVPAGGIGLYTPQWGEADRAQTVDGSSKVVEADVVDGKVVSVNDKAGSGAIPDGETVLIGRDAGADVLSALKPGDAVATAYEPRTDGGSVPRTAVGGSGLLVVDGQAQNWEGRPNNATAPRTAVGFSKDGLTMHVLVVDGRQADSGGTTLTELALMMKKLGAYSALNLDGGGSSVLLAREAGRTGTVVENNPSDGSERADATGIAVTAPTGTGRLKGYAVATTASAAAAPTVDPVKGGHPDRVFPGLTRRLTATGYDAAYGPASGRPGWRTSRPDVGRVSPDGVFSARRTGTTDALARNGAAKGSLRMTVLDPLDRITSTTRKVGLADPAATGSFGLVGLDARGDSAPIEPGDVQLAYDHDLFDITADEATGSFTVRAKTAGGSGLVTATVGGKGTTVGVTIGLADREVASYDDAAQWTFTAARATGSVAASADGHTGTALTMSYDFGKDTATRAAYANPPQQIAVPGQPQSFTLWIKGDGKGSWPSLHLKDAAGTDQVLRGPYITWTGWKQVTFTVPAGVAYPLSVYRFYIAETVATQQYTGQIAIDDLHAQLPPDVDLPAEPVVADPLIQTAARVGHRDWRFAVMSDAQFVARAPDSDIVRQARRTLQEIRAAKPDFLVINGDLVDEGSAADLKFAHQILNEELGTAVPWYYVPGNHEVMGGSIATFTAEFGPAQRTFDHKGTRFITVDTSSLTLRGGGFAQVKEVRKQLDAAATDPAVGSVAVIEHVPPRDPTPQAGSQLNDRKEAALLENWLSEFQHRSGKGAVFIGGHVGVFHASHVDGVPYLINGNSGKNPAAPAAEGGFTGWSLVGVDRGSRPGDWISVQTRAHVDELTLDAPATVTVGQSVGLKGSVEQSGRTVPVAWPVSADWSVSPGSGASIDPSTGVLTPRRAGPLTVTLKVNGVTRQATIRVQPRVGVGLNG, from the coding sequence TTGCTCTCGTCCGCCCACATACGCACCGGCCGCTCCCGCCACCGCCGACGCGTCAGACCGGTCGCCGTACTCGCGGCCCTGACGCTCGCCGGGACCCTCGCGGCCACCGCACCCGCCCTCGCGGACACCGGCCCCTCCGTCGACGTACGCCCGGTCACCGGGGCCGACGTCCTCCGCCCGATATCGGCGCCCGCCGCGAGCGCCCCGGACGGCGGTCTCTCCCCGGACGCCGTCGTCGACGGCGACGGCATCGAGACCGCCTCGTCGTCCCAACCCCTCGCGCAGGGCGTGACGTTGACCAAGTTCGACCGTATGGAATCGGACAAGTGGCTGCGGGCCGACGCCCTCTCCGTCGACCTCGGCGGCAGCGCCCGCGTCGACTACCTCTCCTCCGGCAAGGTCTCCCGGCGCGAGACCATCTCGCAGATGGTCGCCCACCACGACGCGGGCAAGGGCCGTACGACGGTCGCCGCGACCAACGCCGACTTCTTCGACATCAACCAGACCGGCGCCCCGCTCGGCTTCGGCATCGCGAACGGCGTGATCGACCACTCCGCGAAGGCCGGTTACAACACCTCCCTCGGCTTCGGCTCCGCCACCGACCCGGCGGACGCCGCCGGACGCATCCTCAACCTCACCTTCGACGGCACCCTCACCCTCCCCGACGGCGCCCACCGACTCGACTCGTACAACGCCGCCGACGTCCCGGCCGGCGGCATCGGCCTCTACACCCCGCAGTGGGGCGAGGCCGACCGCGCGCAGACCGTCGACGGATCGTCGAAGGTCGTCGAGGCAGACGTCGTGGACGGCAAGGTCGTCTCCGTGAACGACAAGGCCGGCAGCGGCGCGATACCCGACGGCGAGACGGTGCTGATCGGACGCGACGCGGGCGCCGACGTGCTCTCCGCGCTCAAGCCGGGCGACGCCGTGGCGACCGCCTACGAGCCGCGCACCGACGGCGGATCCGTGCCCCGCACGGCCGTCGGCGGATCCGGACTGCTGGTCGTCGACGGACAGGCGCAGAACTGGGAGGGCAGGCCCAACAACGCGACCGCGCCGCGCACCGCCGTCGGGTTCTCCAAGGACGGACTGACGATGCACGTCCTGGTCGTCGACGGCCGCCAGGCCGACAGCGGCGGCACCACCCTCACCGAACTCGCCCTGATGATGAAGAAGTTGGGCGCCTACAGCGCCCTCAACCTCGACGGCGGCGGCTCCTCCGTCCTGCTCGCCCGCGAGGCGGGCCGCACCGGGACGGTCGTCGAGAACAACCCCTCCGACGGCTCCGAACGCGCGGACGCCACCGGCATCGCCGTGACCGCACCCACCGGCACCGGACGGCTCAAGGGGTACGCGGTCGCCACCACGGCCTCCGCCGCGGCGGCGCCCACCGTCGACCCGGTCAAGGGCGGCCACCCCGACCGTGTCTTCCCCGGCCTGACGCGCCGTTTGACGGCCACCGGTTACGACGCCGCCTACGGGCCCGCGTCCGGCCGCCCCGGCTGGCGCACCTCCCGTCCCGACGTGGGCAGGGTCTCCCCGGACGGCGTGTTCAGCGCCCGCCGCACCGGCACGACCGACGCCCTTGCCCGTAACGGTGCCGCGAAGGGTTCCCTGCGGATGACCGTCCTCGACCCGCTCGACCGGATCACGTCCACCACCCGCAAGGTCGGACTCGCCGACCCCGCGGCGACCGGCAGCTTCGGGCTGGTCGGCCTCGACGCGCGCGGCGACAGTGCGCCGATCGAGCCCGGCGACGTACAACTCGCCTACGACCACGACCTGTTCGACATCACCGCGGACGAGGCGACCGGGTCCTTCACCGTCCGGGCGAAGACCGCCGGCGGATCGGGGCTCGTCACCGCCACGGTCGGCGGGAAGGGCACCACGGTCGGGGTGACCATCGGTCTCGCCGACCGCGAGGTGGCCTCGTACGACGACGCGGCACAGTGGACCTTCACCGCCGCCCGCGCCACCGGTTCGGTCGCCGCGAGCGCCGACGGCCACACCGGCACCGCGCTCACCATGAGCTACGACTTCGGCAAGGACACCGCGACCCGCGCCGCCTACGCCAACCCGCCGCAGCAGATCGCCGTCCCCGGCCAGCCGCAGTCCTTCACCCTCTGGATCAAGGGCGACGGCAAGGGCTCCTGGCCGAGCCTCCACCTCAAGGACGCGGCAGGCACCGACCAGGTGCTGCGCGGCCCGTACATCACCTGGACCGGCTGGAAGCAGGTCACCTTCACCGTGCCCGCCGGGGTCGCCTACCCGCTGAGCGTCTACCGCTTCTACATCGCCGAGACGGTGGCCACCCAGCAGTACACCGGGCAGATCGCCATCGACGACCTCCACGCACAGCTCCCGCCGGACGTGGACCTGCCGGCCGAACCGGTGGTCGCGGACCCGCTCATCCAGACCGCGGCCAGGGTCGGACACCGCGACTGGCGGTTCGCGGTGATGTCCGACGCCCAGTTCGTGGCGCGGGCACCGGACAGCGACATCGTGCGCCAGGCGCGCCGCACCCTCCAGGAGATCCGGGCGGCGAAGCCGGACTTCCTGGTCATCAATGGGGATCTCGTCGACGAGGGGTCGGCCGCCGACCTGAAATTCGCCCACCAGATACTGAACGAAGAGCTGGGCACGGCAGTTCCCTGGTACTACGTGCCGGGCAATCACGAGGTGATGGGCGGCTCGATCGCCACCTTCACCGCCGAATTCGGCCCCGCACAGCGCACGTTCGACCACAAGGGCACCCGCTTCATCACCGTGGACACCTCGTCACTGACCCTGCGCGGCGGAGGCTTCGCACAGGTCAAGGAGGTGCGCAAGCAACTGGACGCGGCCGCGACCGACCCGGCGGTCGGCTCCGTGGCGGTCATCGAGCACGTACCGCCGCGCGACCCCACCCCGCAGGCGGGCAGCCAGTTGAACGACCGCAAGGAGGCCGCACTCCTGGAGAACTGGCTCTCGGAGTTCCAGCACCGCAGCGGCAAGGGCGCCGTGTTCATCGGCGGGCACGTCGGGGTCTTCCACGCCTCGCACGTCGACGGGGTGCCGTATCTGATCAACGGCAACTCCGGCAAGAACCCTGCCGCACCGGCCGCCGAGGGCGGCTTCACCGGCTGGTCCCTGGTGGGCGTCGACCGCGGCTCCCGGCCGGGCGACTGGATCTCCGTACAGACCAGGGCGCACGTCGACGAGCTGACGCTCGACGCACCCGCGACCGTCACGGTCGGCCAGTCGGTGGGGCTGAAGGGCAGCGTGGAGCAGTCCGGGCGTACGGTGCCGGTCGCCTGGCCGGTGAGCGCGGACTGGTCGGTGAGCCCGGGCAGCGGCGCCTCCATCGACCCGTCGACCGGAGTGCTGACACCCCGTCGGGCGGGCCCGCTGACCGTGACGCTCAAGGTCAACGGGGTGACCAGGCAGGCGACGATCCGCGTGCAGCCCCGTGTCGGTGTTGGGCTGAACGGGTGA
- a CDS encoding cell division protein SepF: protein MSRYGRYDQFDATDEQWEGLAQVVPLRSRNEWPSRVDHRTLPTEYAEEQRRFVVLRVQVFADAREVAEYLIAQIPVLLDLTGADISVAKRILDFSTGVVFGLGSGMHRVDKNVFLLAPVGTEVEGIAAEAVPRS, encoded by the coding sequence GTGAGCAGGTACGGCAGATACGACCAGTTCGACGCCACCGACGAGCAGTGGGAAGGGCTTGCCCAGGTCGTGCCCCTGAGGAGCCGGAACGAGTGGCCCTCACGGGTCGACCACCGGACCCTCCCCACCGAGTACGCAGAGGAGCAGCGCCGGTTCGTCGTGCTGAGAGTGCAGGTCTTCGCGGACGCCCGCGAGGTCGCCGAGTACCTCATCGCGCAGATTCCGGTGCTGCTCGACCTGACCGGTGCGGACATCTCCGTGGCCAAACGGATCCTGGATTTCAGCACCGGGGTCGTCTTCGGTCTCGGCAGCGGTATGCACCGGGTCGACAAGAACGTCTTCCTGCTCGCCCCCGTCGGCACGGAGGTGGAAGGGATCGCGGCCGAGGCCGTCCCCCGATCGTAG
- a CDS encoding AAA family ATPase, whose amino-acid sequence MDVTCALPTVTELRLAAFRTHRGAVFPLAPVTLFAGAGGSGKSTVLQAYEALARLGAGDTLAEAFPDPAGCVPEGAEPDTQGRRGFRIGCTVQGPAGSVRLDLAVQAEPELRIAGERLSCGGQMLLTTALRDPGRSTVQAAWHTAGAAPVTRAPLPDDLLGTALLPLRVAGKTEGQLQVLAAAEQTVVALRSVYVCDPQPQRMRGRVTVGTGRLENGCDNLAAVVLRTQSECAIRFRELVAAARAGCAGPVETLLAEELADGTVRAVLGRGGERETPLERLGDGELRYLALALVLLTGDRVLAMDPAHEVPEALQSLTFLLDGFDRCLDARQSRELLELAARTCARDNRRLVGAVGDASAAAAYARETAGVTVVDLSRD is encoded by the coding sequence ATGGACGTAACCTGCGCGCTGCCGACCGTCACCGAACTGCGGCTCGCCGCCTTCAGAACGCACCGCGGCGCGGTGTTCCCGCTGGCCCCCGTGACCCTGTTCGCGGGGGCCGGCGGCAGCGGCAAGTCGACGGTGCTGCAGGCGTACGAGGCCCTCGCCCGGCTCGGCGCCGGAGACACCCTGGCCGAGGCCTTCCCCGACCCGGCGGGCTGCGTGCCGGAGGGGGCGGAGCCGGACACGCAGGGGCGCAGGGGATTCCGCATCGGCTGCACGGTCCAGGGGCCCGCCGGATCCGTACGCCTCGATCTCGCCGTACAGGCGGAGCCCGAACTGCGCATCGCGGGCGAACGGTTGAGCTGCGGCGGGCAGATGCTGCTGACGACCGCGCTGCGCGACCCCGGCCGCTCCACCGTCCAGGCGGCCTGGCACACGGCGGGCGCGGCTCCCGTGACCAGGGCGCCGCTGCCGGACGACCTGCTGGGCACGGCGCTGCTGCCGCTGCGCGTCGCGGGCAAGACGGAGGGGCAGTTGCAGGTGCTGGCCGCCGCCGAACAGACGGTCGTGGCCCTGCGGTCGGTGTACGTGTGCGATCCGCAGCCGCAGCGCATGCGGGGCCGGGTCACGGTGGGCACGGGACGGCTGGAGAACGGCTGCGACAACCTGGCCGCCGTCGTGCTGCGTACGCAGTCCGAGTGCGCGATCCGCTTCCGCGAACTGGTCGCCGCCGCACGGGCAGGCTGCGCAGGACCCGTGGAGACACTGCTGGCCGAGGAACTCGCCGACGGCACGGTACGCGCGGTGCTCGGCCGGGGCGGGGAGCGCGAAACCCCTCTGGAGCGGCTGGGGGACGGCGAGTTGAGATACCTCGCGCTCGCCCTGGTGCTGCTCACCGGGGACCGGGTCCTGGCGATGGACCCGGCGCACGAGGTGCCGGAGGCGCTGCAGTCGCTCACCTTCCTGCTCGACGGCTTCGACCGGTGCCTGGACGCGCGGCAGTCGCGGGAGCTTCTGGAACTGGCGGCCCGGACCTGCGCCAGGGACAACCGGCGGCTGGTGGGGGCGGTCGGCGATGCGTCGGCGGCCGCCGCGTACGCGCGTGAGACGGCGGGCGTGACGGTGGTAGACCTGAGCCGTGACTGA
- a CDS encoding nucleotide pyrophosphohydrolase translates to MTEPRDVAALQERLAAFADARGWGPYHTPKNLVAALSVEASELQEIFQWLTPEESAGVMEDPEKAHRVADEVADVLAYLLQFCEVLGIDVLEALSAKIDRNEHRFPVPDHQDRHSSK, encoded by the coding sequence GTGACTGAACCACGTGATGTAGCAGCCCTGCAGGAGCGGCTCGCCGCCTTCGCCGATGCGCGGGGCTGGGGGCCGTACCACACGCCGAAGAACCTGGTGGCCGCGTTGAGCGTGGAGGCCTCGGAGCTTCAGGAGATCTTCCAGTGGCTGACGCCCGAGGAGTCTGCCGGGGTGATGGAGGACCCGGAGAAGGCGCACCGGGTGGCGGACGAGGTCGCCGACGTACTGGCCTATCTCCTGCAGTTCTGCGAGGTGTTGGGGATCGATGTGCTGGAGGCGCTTTCAGCCAAGATCGACCGGAATGAGCACCGCTTTCCTGTGCCGGATCATCAGGATCGTCACTCTTCGAAGTGA
- a CDS encoding DUF6099 family protein → MDAVRLIGVCRHALAQSRAEWDTVAEAWQAQALAQAIGGHLALTGPPELRAEARGLAESGGRGCGALDPVELPIGAVRAAQLTEVADVRAALTGLGILLGEVGIALVGVGCATDVDGLYWQCIEAVDAADESGDRVRGMLRRLTVREQERPSGPVHDSAAGPS, encoded by the coding sequence ATGGATGCGGTGCGGCTCATCGGAGTGTGCCGGCACGCCCTGGCGCAGAGCCGGGCGGAGTGGGACACGGTGGCGGAGGCCTGGCAGGCGCAGGCACTCGCACAGGCGATAGGCGGCCATCTCGCGCTGACCGGTCCCCCCGAGCTGAGAGCGGAGGCGCGCGGGCTCGCCGAGTCGGGCGGCCGGGGATGCGGTGCGCTCGATCCGGTGGAGCTGCCCATAGGGGCGGTTCGGGCGGCCCAGCTGACCGAAGTGGCCGATGTGCGGGCGGCGTTGACCGGCCTGGGCATCCTGCTCGGGGAGGTCGGGATCGCCCTGGTCGGCGTCGGCTGTGCGACGGACGTCGACGGGCTCTACTGGCAGTGCATCGAGGCGGTGGACGCCGCCGACGAGTCGGGCGACCGGGTGCGCGGAATGCTGCGAAGACTCACGGTGCGGGAACAGGAGAGACCGTCGGGGCCTGTCCATGACTCGGCGGCGGGGCCGTCATGA
- a CDS encoding LLM class F420-dependent oxidoreductase codes for MDLRIFTEPQQGASYDTLLAVAKATEDLGFDAFYRSDHYLRMGSGDGLPGPTDAWITLAGLARETKRIRLGTLMTAGTFRLPGVLAIQVAQVDQMSGGRVELGLGAGWFEEEHKAYGIPFPKEKFGRLEEQLAIITGLWGTGVGEKFSYDGTYYQLTDSPALPKPAQMKIPVLIGGHGASRTPRLAAQYADEFNIPFASLEDSERQFGRVKAAAELAGRGKDDLVYSNALVVCVGKDDAEVKRRADVIGRDVAELKANGLAGSPAEVIDKIGQYEAIGASRVYLQVLDLDDLDHLDLISSQVLSQLSR; via the coding sequence ATGGACCTTCGAATCTTCACCGAGCCCCAGCAGGGGGCGAGCTACGACACCCTCCTCGCGGTCGCCAAGGCCACCGAGGATCTGGGATTTGACGCCTTCTACCGTTCCGACCACTACTTGCGGATGGGGTCGGGCGACGGTCTCCCCGGACCGACCGACGCCTGGATCACGCTGGCCGGCCTGGCCCGCGAGACCAAGCGGATCCGGCTCGGCACGCTGATGACCGCGGGCACCTTCCGGCTCCCTGGTGTGCTGGCCATCCAGGTGGCGCAGGTCGACCAGATGTCGGGTGGCCGGGTCGAACTGGGCCTGGGCGCAGGCTGGTTCGAGGAGGAGCACAAGGCGTACGGCATTCCGTTCCCGAAGGAGAAGTTCGGCCGGCTCGAGGAGCAGCTGGCGATCATCACCGGGCTCTGGGGGACCGGGGTCGGCGAGAAGTTCAGCTATGACGGCACCTACTACCAGCTCACCGACTCGCCCGCGCTGCCCAAGCCCGCCCAGATGAAGATCCCGGTGCTGATCGGCGGACACGGAGCGAGCCGCACCCCGCGACTCGCCGCCCAGTACGCGGACGAGTTCAACATCCCGTTCGCCTCCCTGGAGGACAGCGAGCGGCAGTTCGGCCGGGTGAAGGCGGCCGCGGAGCTGGCGGGCCGCGGCAAGGACGATCTGGTGTACTCCAACGCCCTGGTCGTGTGTGTCGGCAAGGACGACGCGGAGGTGAAGCGCAGGGCCGATGTCATCGGACGGGACGTGGCGGAGCTGAAGGCCAACGGTCTTGCCGGATCACCGGCCGAGGTCATCGACAAGATCGGCCAGTACGAGGCCATCGGGGCCTCCCGGGTCTATCTCCAGGTCCTCGACCTGGACGACCTCGACCACCTGGACCTGATCTCCTCCCAGGTCCTGTCCCAGCTCAGCCGGTAG